The following proteins come from a genomic window of Panthera leo isolate Ple1 chromosome E2, P.leo_Ple1_pat1.1, whole genome shotgun sequence:
- the LOC122208932 gene encoding galactoside alpha-(1,2)-fucosyltransferase 2-like isoform X1 encodes MNDSRVSETHVRLPARPDRVLPPPRSHREILGHLPFLLHRLLPLHHLRGVFHCHWRLAVVPGPWAYSGRVVLLPRSLPRGGMFTINAQGRLGNQMGEYATLYALAKMSGRPAFIPAEMHSTLAPIFRISLPVLHHAAAGRIPWRNYPLNYWMEDRHRHIPGEYVRLTGYPCSWTFYHHVRDEIRREFTLHDHVRAEAQAFLRRLRVGGRRPGTFVGIHVRRGDYVHVMPRVWKGVVADRGYLERALGWFRARHRAPVFVVTSNGMAWCRKNIDASRGDVVLAGNGLQGSPAKDFALLTQCNHSVITVGTFGIWAAYLAGGDTIYLANFTLPHSPFRWIFKPQAAFLPEWMGIAADLGQARENSP; translated from the coding sequence ATGAACGATTCGAGGGTGAGTGAGACCCACGTGCGCCTGCCCGCCCGTCCTGACcgggtcctccctcctccccgcagCCATCGCGAGATCCTGGGCCACTTGCCCTTCCTTCTCCACCGTCTACTTCCTCTTCATCATCTTCGTGGCGTCTTCCACTGCCACTGGCGCCTGGCTGTGGTGCCCGGCCCCTGGGCCTACTCGGGCCGCGTCGTCCTGCTCCCCAGATCTCTGCCCCGGGGCGGCATGTTCACCATCAACGCCCAAGGGCGCCTGGGGAACCAGATGGGGGAGTACGCCACCCTGTACGCCCTGGCCAAGATGAGCGGGCGGCCCGCCTTCATCCCGGCCGAGATGCACAGCACGCTGGCGCCCATCTTCCGGATCAGCCTCCCCGTCCTGCACCACGCGGCGGCCGGCAGGATCCCCTGGCGGAACTACCCCCTGAACTACTGGATGGAGGACCGCCACCGCCACATCCCGGGGGAGTACGTGCGCCTCACCGGCTACCCCTGCTCCTGGACCTTCTACCACCACGTGCGCGACGAGATCCGGCGCGAGTTCACCCTGCACGACCACGTGCGGGCGGAGGCCCAGGCGTTTCTGCGGCGGCTGCGGGTGGGCGGGCGGCGGCCGGGCACCTTCGTGGGCATCCACGTGCGCCGCGGCGACTACGTGCACGTCATGCCCCGCGTGTGGAAGGGCGTGGTCGCCGACCGCGGGTACCTGGAGCGGGCCCTGGGCTGGTTCCGGGCCCGCCACCGCGCCCCGGTCTTCGTGGTCACCAGCAACGGCATGGCCTGGTGCCGCAAGAACATCGACGCCTCCCGCGGCGACGTCGTGTTGGCCGGCAATGGCCTTCAGGGCTCGCCGGCCAAGGATTTCGCGTTGCTCACGCAGTGCAACCACAGCGTCATCACCGTGGGCACGTTCGGGATCTGGGCCGCCTACCTGGCGGGCGGGGACACCATCTACCTGGCCAATTTCACCCTCCCGCACTCCCCCTTCCGCTGGATCTTTAAGCCCCAAGCCGCCTTCCTGCCGGAGTGGATGGGCATCGCTGCTGACCTTGGCCAGGCCAGAGAGAACAGCCCCTAG
- the LOC122208932 gene encoding galactoside alpha-(1,2)-fucosyltransferase 2-like isoform X2, with protein sequence MFTINAQGRLGNQMGEYATLYALAKMSGRPAFIPAEMHSTLAPIFRISLPVLHHAAAGRIPWRNYPLNYWMEDRHRHIPGEYVRLTGYPCSWTFYHHVRDEIRREFTLHDHVRAEAQAFLRRLRVGGRRPGTFVGIHVRRGDYVHVMPRVWKGVVADRGYLERALGWFRARHRAPVFVVTSNGMAWCRKNIDASRGDVVLAGNGLQGSPAKDFALLTQCNHSVITVGTFGIWAAYLAGGDTIYLANFTLPHSPFRWIFKPQAAFLPEWMGIAADLGQARENSP encoded by the coding sequence ATGTTCACCATCAACGCCCAAGGGCGCCTGGGGAACCAGATGGGGGAGTACGCCACCCTGTACGCCCTGGCCAAGATGAGCGGGCGGCCCGCCTTCATCCCGGCCGAGATGCACAGCACGCTGGCGCCCATCTTCCGGATCAGCCTCCCCGTCCTGCACCACGCGGCGGCCGGCAGGATCCCCTGGCGGAACTACCCCCTGAACTACTGGATGGAGGACCGCCACCGCCACATCCCGGGGGAGTACGTGCGCCTCACCGGCTACCCCTGCTCCTGGACCTTCTACCACCACGTGCGCGACGAGATCCGGCGCGAGTTCACCCTGCACGACCACGTGCGGGCGGAGGCCCAGGCGTTTCTGCGGCGGCTGCGGGTGGGCGGGCGGCGGCCGGGCACCTTCGTGGGCATCCACGTGCGCCGCGGCGACTACGTGCACGTCATGCCCCGCGTGTGGAAGGGCGTGGTCGCCGACCGCGGGTACCTGGAGCGGGCCCTGGGCTGGTTCCGGGCCCGCCACCGCGCCCCGGTCTTCGTGGTCACCAGCAACGGCATGGCCTGGTGCCGCAAGAACATCGACGCCTCCCGCGGCGACGTCGTGTTGGCCGGCAATGGCCTTCAGGGCTCGCCGGCCAAGGATTTCGCGTTGCTCACGCAGTGCAACCACAGCGTCATCACCGTGGGCACGTTCGGGATCTGGGCCGCCTACCTGGCGGGCGGGGACACCATCTACCTGGCCAATTTCACCCTCCCGCACTCCCCCTTCCGCTGGATCTTTAAGCCCCAAGCCGCCTTCCTGCCGGAGTGGATGGGCATCGCTGCTGACCTTGGCCAGGCCAGAGAGAACAGCCCCTAG
- the NTN5 gene encoding netrin-5: protein MPVTFALLLLVSQATADPCYHPGGRPRFCLPPVTQLAGLAASCPQACALSLGAGLSPRATCNGSLTLALGGPFLLTSVSLRFCTPGSPALVLSAAWATGGPWRSLWRRPAWPGALGGPEKVTFRAPPGPKSSVVVSHLRVEFGGRAGLAAGGVRGRCQCHGHAARCAARARPPRCRCRHHTTGPGCESCRPSHRDWPWRPATPQHPHPCLPCSCNQHARRCRFNSELFRLSGGRSGGVCERCRHHTAGRHCHYCRPGFWRDPGQPITSRKACRACQCHPIGATGGICNQTSGQCSCKLGVTGLTCNRCGPGYQQSRSPRMPCQRIPEATTPLATTPGAYSSDPQCQNYCNVSDTRVYMSLWRYCQQDYVLRAQVLGSEAAGPAWQRLAVRVLAVYKQRARPVRRGGQDAWVPRADLACGCLRLRPDTHYLLLGSAAGGPDPARLVLDRHGVALPWRPRWARPLRRLQLQERAGGCRGLRPPTPSPGPEP, encoded by the exons ATGCCCGTGACCTTTGCCCTCTTGCTCCTCGTGAGCCAGGCCACCGCAGACCCGTGTTACCATCCAGGTGGCCGCCCCCGCTTCTGCCTCCCACCGGTGACCCAGCTGGCCGGCCTGGCGGCCTCCTGTCCCCAGGCCTGTGCCCTCTCCCTGGGGGCGGGCCTCAGCCCCCGGGCCACCTGCAACGGGAGTCTGACCCTGGCCCTGGGTGGCCCCTTCCTCCTGACGTCCGTCAGCCTGCGCTTCTGCACGCCGGGATCCCCGGCCCTGGTCCTGTCTGCTGCCTGGGCCACCGGAGGCCCCTGGAGATCACTGTGGCGCAGACCCGCCTGGCCTGGGGCCTTGGGGGGGCCCGAGAAGGTGACCTTCCGAGCCCCGCCGGGCCCTAAGTCCAGCGTGGTGGTCAGTCACCTCCGCGTGGAGTTCGGGGGCCGGGCGGGGCTGGCGGCAGGTGGCGTTCGAGGCCGCTGCCAGTGCCACGGCCACGCTGCCCGCTGCGCTGCCCGCGCCCGGCCGccccgctgccgctgccgccacCACACCACCGGCCCAGGCTGCGAGAGCTGCCGCCCGTCCCATCGAGACTGGCCCTGGCGGCCCGCCAcgccccagcacccccacccctgcctgc CCTGTTCCTGCAACCAGCACGCCCGACGCTGCAGGTTCAACTCGGAGCTGTTCAGGCTGTCTGGCGGCCGGAGCGGGGGCGTCTGTGAGCGGTGCCGCCACCACACGGCTGGGCGCCACTGTCACTACTGCCGCCCGGGGTTCTGGAGGGACCCCGGCCAGCCTATCACCAGCCGCAAGGCCTGCAGGG CCTGCCAGTGTCACCCTATTGGGGCGACGGGTGGCATCTGCAACCAGACCAGCGGGCAGTGCTCCTGCAAGTTAGGGGTCACCGGCCTGACGTGCAACCGCTGTGGTCCTGGCTACCAGCAGAGCCGCTCTCCCAGGATGCCCTGCCAGC GAATTCCAGAGGCGACGACCCCCCTTGCTACTACCCCTGGCGCTTACAGCTCCG ACCCTCAGTGTCAAAACTACTGCAATGTCTCGGACACCAGGGTATACATGAGCCTTTGGAGGTATTGCCAGCAGGACTACG TTCTCCGCGCCCAGGTCCTGGGGTCAGAGGCGGCGGGCCCGGCGTGGCAGCGGCTGGCCGTGCGCGTGCTGGCCGTGTACAAGCAGCGGGCGCGGCCCGTGCGTCGCGGTGGCCAGGACGCCTGGGTCCCCCGCGCCGACCTGGCCTGCGGCTGCTTGCGCCTGCGGCCCGACACCCACTACCTGCTGCTGGGCAGCGCGGCCGGCGGCCCCGACCCCGCGCGCCTGGTCCTCGACCGCCACGGCGTCGCGCTGCCCTGGAGGCCACGCTGGGCCCGGCCTCTGCGGCGGCTGCAGCTGCAGGAGCGCGCCGGGGGCTGCCGCGGCCTGCgaccccccaccccgagcccggGGCCCGAGCCCTAG
- the CA11 gene encoding carbonic anhydrase-related protein 11 has translation MGLAARLSAPRALVLWAALGAAAHIGPAPDPEDWWSYKDNLQGNFVPGPPFWGLVNAAWSLCAVGKRQSPVDVELKRVLYDPFLPPLRLSTGGEKLRGTLYNTGRHVSFLPAPRPVVNVSGGPLLYSHRLSELRLLFGARDGAGSEHQINHQGFSAEVQLIHFNQELYGNLSAASRGPNGLAILSLFVNVAGSSNPFLSRLLNRDTITRISYKNDAYFLQDLSLELLFPESFGFITYQGSLSTPPCSETVTWILIDRALNITSLQMHSLRLLSQNPPSQIFQSLSGNGRPLQPLAHRALRGNRDPRHPERRCRGPNYRLHVDGAPHGR, from the exons ATGGGGCTTGCAGCTCGACTGAGCGCCCCTCGAGCGCTGGTACTCTGGGCCGCACTGGGGGCAGCAG CTCACATCGGACCTGCACCGGATCCGGAAGACTGGTGGAGCTACAAGGATAATCTCCAGGGAAACTTCGTGCCAG GGCCTCCCTTCTGGGGCCTGGTGAATGCCGCCTGGAGTCTGTGTGCTGTGGGGAAGCGGCAAAGCCCCGTGGACGTGGAGCTGAAGAGGGTCCTTTATGACCCCTTTCTGCCCCCACTGAGACTCAGCACTGGGGGAGAGAAG CTCCGGGGAACCCTCTACAACACCGGCCGCCATGTCTCCTTCCTGCCTGCACCCCGGCCCGTGGTCAACGTGTCTGGGGGGCCCCTCCTCTATAGCCACCGACTCAGTGAACTGCGATTGCTGTTTGGAGCGCGGGATGGAGCCGGCTCTGAACACCAGATCAACCACCAGGGGTTCTCTGCGGAG GTGCAGCTCATCCACTTCAACCAAGAACTCTATGGGAACCTGAGCGCCGCCTCCCGGGGCCCCAATGGCCTGGCCATTCTCAGCCTCTTTGTCAAT GTGGCCGGCAGCTCAAACCCCTTCCTCAGCCGCCTCCTTAACCGTGACACCATCACCCGCATCTCCTACAAGA ATGATGCCTACTTTCTTCAAGACCTGAGCCTGGAGCTCCTGTTCCCCGAATCCTTTGGCTTCATCACCTATCAGGGCTCTCTCAGCACCCCGCCCTGCTCGGAGACGGTCACCTGGATCCTCATCGACCGGGCCCTCAATATTACCTCCCTCCAG ATGCACTCCCTGAGACTCCTGAGCCAGAATCCTCCGTCCCAGATCTTCCAGAGCCTCAGCGGTAACGGCCGGCCCCTGCAGCCCTTGGCCCACAGGGCCTTGAGGGGCAACAGGGACCCCCGGCACCCCGAGAGGCGCTGCCGAGGCCCCAACTACCGCCTGCATG TGGATGGTGCCCCCCATGGTCGCTGA
- the LOC122207919 gene encoding D site-binding protein isoform X1, with protein sequence MARPVSDRTPAPLLLGGPAGAPPGGGALLGLRSLLQGTSKPKEPSSCLLKEKERKAAPPASTVPGPGLETAGPADAPAGAVVGGGSPRGRPGAAPGPGLLAPLLWERTLPFGDVEYVDLDAFLLEHGLPPSPPPPGGPSPAPSPVRTPAPSPGPGSCGSASPRSSPGHAPTRAALGAAGGHRAGLTSRDTPSPVDPDTVEVLMTFEPDPADLALSSIPGHETFDPRRHRFSEEELKPQPIMKKARKIQVPEEQKDEKYWSRRYKNNEAAKRSRDARRLKENQISVRAAFLEKENALLRQEVVAVRQELSHYRAVLSRYQAQHGAL encoded by the exons ATGGCGCGGCCCGTGAGCGACAGGACCCCGGCCCCACTGCTGCTGGGCGGCCCAGCCGGGGCCCCCCCTGGCGGGGGAGCGCTGCTTGGGCTGCGGAGCCTTCTGCAGGGGACCAGCAAGCCCAAAGAGCCATCCagct GTCTCCTGAAGGAAAAGGAGCGCAAGGCGGCTCCGCCGGCATCCACGGTCCCCGGGCCGGGCCTGGAGACGGCGGGCCCGGCGGATGCCCCAGCTGGGGCGGTGGTGGGCGGCGGATCCCcgcgggggcgcccgggggccGCGCCTGGCCCGGGTCTGTTGGCGCCGCTGCTGTGGGAGCGGACGCTGCCGTTCGGCGACGTGGAGTACGTGGACCTGGACGCCTTCTTGCTGGAGCACGGGCTCCCGCCCAGTCCGCCGCCCCCCGGCGGCCCATCACCGGCGCCCTCGCCCGTGCGCACGCCCGCACCCTCCCCGGGGCCCGGCTCCTGCGGCTCAGCTTCCCCTCGTTCCTCGCCGGGGCACGCCCCCACCCGGGCTGCCCTCGGGGCCGCGGGCGGCCACCGCGCAG GCCTGACCTCTCGGGACACACCCAGCCCTGTGGACCCAGACACCGTGGAGGTGCTGATGACATTTGAACCCGACCCAGCAGATTTAGCCCTGTCGAGCATTCCTGGCCACGAGACCTTTGACCCTCGGAGACATCGCTTCTCAGAGGAGGAACTTAAGCCCCAGCCCATCATGAAGAAGGCTCGGAAGATCCAGGTGCCAGAGGAGCAGAAG GACGAGAAGTATTGGAGCCGGCGGTACAAGAATAACGAGGCAGCCAAGCGGTCCCGAGATGCCCGGCGGCTCAAGGAGAACCAGATATCGGTCCGGGCGGCCTTCCTGGAGAAGGAGAACGCCCTGCTGCGGCAGGAAGTGGTGGCTGTGCGCCAGGAGCTGTCCCACTACCGCGCCGTGCTGTCGCGCTACCAggcccagcacggagccctgtGA
- the LOC122207919 gene encoding D site-binding protein isoform X2 yields the protein MCPRNRAPSCPLQSVGVGRSGYSEQGGLLKEKERKAAPPASTVPGPGLETAGPADAPAGAVVGGGSPRGRPGAAPGPGLLAPLLWERTLPFGDVEYVDLDAFLLEHGLPPSPPPPGGPSPAPSPVRTPAPSPGPGSCGSASPRSSPGHAPTRAALGAAGGHRAGLTSRDTPSPVDPDTVEVLMTFEPDPADLALSSIPGHETFDPRRHRFSEEELKPQPIMKKARKIQVPEEQKDEKYWSRRYKNNEAAKRSRDARRLKENQISVRAAFLEKENALLRQEVVAVRQELSHYRAVLSRYQAQHGAL from the exons ATGTGCCCCAGGAATAgagccccttcctgccccttacagagtgtgggggtggggagaagcggCTACAGTGAGCAGGGGG GTCTCCTGAAGGAAAAGGAGCGCAAGGCGGCTCCGCCGGCATCCACGGTCCCCGGGCCGGGCCTGGAGACGGCGGGCCCGGCGGATGCCCCAGCTGGGGCGGTGGTGGGCGGCGGATCCCcgcgggggcgcccgggggccGCGCCTGGCCCGGGTCTGTTGGCGCCGCTGCTGTGGGAGCGGACGCTGCCGTTCGGCGACGTGGAGTACGTGGACCTGGACGCCTTCTTGCTGGAGCACGGGCTCCCGCCCAGTCCGCCGCCCCCCGGCGGCCCATCACCGGCGCCCTCGCCCGTGCGCACGCCCGCACCCTCCCCGGGGCCCGGCTCCTGCGGCTCAGCTTCCCCTCGTTCCTCGCCGGGGCACGCCCCCACCCGGGCTGCCCTCGGGGCCGCGGGCGGCCACCGCGCAG GCCTGACCTCTCGGGACACACCCAGCCCTGTGGACCCAGACACCGTGGAGGTGCTGATGACATTTGAACCCGACCCAGCAGATTTAGCCCTGTCGAGCATTCCTGGCCACGAGACCTTTGACCCTCGGAGACATCGCTTCTCAGAGGAGGAACTTAAGCCCCAGCCCATCATGAAGAAGGCTCGGAAGATCCAGGTGCCAGAGGAGCAGAAG GACGAGAAGTATTGGAGCCGGCGGTACAAGAATAACGAGGCAGCCAAGCGGTCCCGAGATGCCCGGCGGCTCAAGGAGAACCAGATATCGGTCCGGGCGGCCTTCCTGGAGAAGGAGAACGCCCTGCTGCGGCAGGAAGTGGTGGCTGTGCGCCAGGAGCTGTCCCACTACCGCGCCGTGCTGTCGCGCTACCAggcccagcacggagccctgtGA